One part of the Ranitomeya imitator isolate aRanImi1 chromosome 10, aRanImi1.pri, whole genome shotgun sequence genome encodes these proteins:
- the MUL1 gene encoding mitochondrial ubiquitin ligase activator of NFKB 1 — translation MEGSGRPSLGHILLLASSSAITAIFYSVYRQKSRRVQTLKGAKKISLDDDLQKVLLDLPGKCVPYAVIEGVVRSVKDSLHSQFVENCRGVIHRLSLKEHKMVWNGTTHLWSDQEKVIHQRTNSVPFDLTRDDGDPPGPSVRVIRPLDAAELDLETVYEKFHPAAQSFTNILGHFITGERPKGIQETEEMLKLGATVTGVGELVLDHHMVKLQPPKAGTPFYLSRLDFESLVQRQESQVRLWRVLAVICGVATCVTLFFILRRQYRRHKERQRLRQLQREFEEASARLEEGDEEEEAARRACTICLSSQKACVFLECGHVCSCYRCYQALPQPKKCPICRNSISRMVPLYNS, via the exons ATGGAGGGCAGCGGGCGGCCGTCCCTCGGACACATCCTGCTCTTGGCCTCCAGCTCCGCCATCACCGCCATCTTCTACTCCGTGTACCGCCAGAAATCTCGCCGGGTGCAGACGCTGAAG ggggcgAAGAAAATCTCTCTGGACGACGATTTACAGAAAGTCCTCCTGGATCTGCCCGGAAAGTGCGTCCCCTACGCGGTGATCGAAG GGGTCGTCCGCTCGGTGAAGGATTCCCTGCACAGTCAGTTTGTGGAGAACTGCAGAGGCGTCATCCACAGACTCTCCTTAAAGGAGCACAAGATGGTGTGGAACGGGACCACCCACCTCTG GAGCGACCAGGAGAAAGTCATCCACCAGAGGACCAACTCCGTGCCCTTCGACCTGACGCGAGACGACGGCGACCCCCCCGGCCCGTCCGTCCGCGTCATCAGACCCCTGGACGCGGCTGAGCTGGACCTGGAGACGGTGTACGAGAAGTTCCACCCCGCGGCGCAGTCCTTCACCAACATCCTGGGGCACTTCATCACCGGCGAGAGGCCGAAGGGCATCCAGGAGACGGAGGAGATGCTGAAGCTTGGCGCCACCGTGACGGGCGTGGGCGAGCTGGTCCTGGACCACCACATGGTGAAGCTGCAGCCGCCCAAGGCCGGGACGCCCTTCTACCTCAGCCGCCTGGACTTCGAGTCCTTGGTGCAGCGCCAGGAGTCCCAGGTCCGGCTCTGGAGGGTCCTGGCCGTGATTTGTGGGGTGGCCACGTGCGTCACCCTCTTCTTCATCCTGCGGCGCCAGTACCGGCGGCACAAGGAGCGGCAGCGGCTCCGACAGCTACAGAGGGAGTTCGAAGAGGCCAGCGCCAGGCTAGAGGAaggggacgaggaggaggaggccgCGCGCCGCGCCTGCACCATCTGCCTCAGCAGCCAGAAGGCCTGCGTCTTCCTGGAGTGCGGCCACGTCTGCTCCTGCTACCGGTGCTACCAGGCCCTGCCCCAGCCCAAAAAGTGCCCCATCTGCAGGAACAGCATCTCCAGAATGGTGCCCCTGTATAACAGCTAg